Proteins from one Elgaria multicarinata webbii isolate HBS135686 ecotype San Diego chromosome 3, rElgMul1.1.pri, whole genome shotgun sequence genomic window:
- the TATDN2 gene encoding putative deoxyribonuclease TATDN2 isoform X1, whose translation MQPNRRRKIEWDSLSISSPTKYYKLTREGPPHPSPSSSGFGGPTATFRKTETLYSPESSYKEFSRTSFTAEDSSSDEFEIDDGISSMVRESVDHSLSSRALLVKHTVCDMSKRSVTSSSRESLKQKSKQDDCNDASPSLTPSTERKGASKEAESECGRRRARDQDQDQGSRVIYRKALLSIFGGALKARRQAASPNGIHVESPHHRKEASGSADNLKHLSITSKPGEEQAGKDSDCLKPITKEQINISIRQDRKKSCGSDGNSRHVSVVSRSVGENELQQESFPKAAAKEENNTSRHSGKEASRPGASSRHIPVKLNFEDECEFQQESNFKRAAAKEENSTSRHSEKEASRPGASSRHIPVKPRFEDESDVQQESNFKKTAAKEEHNISKYSGKETSRPGASSRHIFVKQRFEDECELQQESFPKAAAKEENSTSRHSEKEASRPGASSRHISVKPRFEDESELQQEPNFKKTAAKEENSTCRHSGKEASRPGASSRRIPVVSSFEDESELQQESNFKKAAAKEEINSRHSGKEASRPGASSRRIPVVSSFEDESELQQESNFKKAAAKEEINSRHSGKEASRPGASSRHISELPRFEDKPDLKQESSGPLITVEDDIGTSVGWSKKRPCREPCRSEKNFKSPCNLSQVEGEQKHKQDSTKHQSKTSEEHACANLSKKESWRPENHLRCVSEVSRYDGETLKQDCSNQKTTAKDTNASTKQKNMLKEKCTSPSSFDTQSDAKNKFVNFQRTVIVEPSPKLVFVDEHDSEVDQQFMEQEKEPSVGSDWSDMEDAEPLTTFSQEDSIPNHSTSEVVETSVLATEFVMYPPHLYSHGMSDYAKYWRNSPKPTGCPSFSSPSEDISYASHLCDISSDTSTGIPSNTSRDKEPSVESVYGTPRSVSSPLICKEKSRRRSMEVASCVPIFSTSRKSDSHINNHLNQNLPGDLPKYLEEGFIDTHCHLDMLYSKIAFRGTFSKFRKTYDSTFPEEFQGCIADFCDPRTLNNFLWEDLLKEDMVWGAFGCHPHFARYYTDVHERNLLQAMRHPKAIAFGEMGLDYSYKCSTEVPKQHKVFERQLNLAVSLRKPLVIHCRDADADLLEIMKRCVPKDYKIHRHCFTGRYSVIEPLLDYFPNLTVGFTALLTYPSANEARESVRKIPLKRIVVETDAPYFLPRQVPKSVCQYSHPGVALHTVKEIARLKEVPLSVMLAILRRNTNKMYDL comes from the exons ATGCAGCCGAACAGGAGACGCAAAATAGAGTGGGACAGCTTGTCCATTAGCTCACCTACCAAATACTACAAACTGACCAGAGAAGGGCCACCACATCCTTCCCCTAGCAGCAGTGGCTTTGGTGGCCCGACAGCTACATTCAGAAAGACTGAAACCTTGTATTCCCCAGAATCTTCCTATAAAGAGTTCTCAAGAACTTCATTCACAGCAGAGGATTCTTCCTCTGATGAATTTGAAATAGATGATGGGATCAGCAGCATGGTTAGGGAGAGCGTGGACCATTCCCTTTCCAGTAGAGCCCTGCTTGTAAAACATACAGTTTGTGACATGTCTAAGAGAAGTGTTACATCTTCATCTCGagaatctttgaaacaaaag AGCAAACAAGATGATTGTAATGATGCAAGCCCAAGCCTTACACCAAGTACTGAAAGAAAAGGTGCCTCAAAGGAAGCAGAGTCTGAATGTGGCCGGAGGAGAGCAAGGGACCAGGATCAAGACCAGGGCTCTCGAGTAATATACCGCAAAGCTCTACTGAGTATATTTGGTGGAGCACTGAAAGCCAGAAGACAGGCAGCATCTCCAAATGGAATTCATGTGGAAAGCCCTCATCATAGAAAAGAAGCATCTGGCTCAGCTGACAACTTGAAACATCTTTCAATAACATCAAAACCTGGAGAAGAGCAAGCTGGAAAAGATTCAGACTGCTTAAAACCTATAACAAAGGAGCAAATTAATATTTCTATCAGACAGGATAGAAAAAAGTCTTGTGGGTCAGATGGCAACTCAAGACATGTGTCTGTAGTTTCAAGATCAGTAGGAGAAAATGAACTTCAACAAGAGTCCTTTCCTAAAGCTGctgcaaaagaagaaaacaatacTTCTAGACACAGTGGAAAAGAGGCTTCCAGACCAGGGGCCAGCTCAAGGCACATTCCTGTAAAACTAAACTTTGAAGATGAATGTGAATTTCAACAAGAGTCCAACTTTAAGAGAGCTGctgcaaaagaagaaaatagTACCTCTAGGCACAGTGAAAAAGAGGCTTCTAGACCAGGGGCCAGCTCAAGACACATTCCTGTAAAACCAAGATTTGAAGATGAATCTGACGTTCAACAAGAGTCCAACTTTAAGAAAACTGCTGCAAAAGAAGAACATAACATCTCTAAATACAGTGGAAAAGAGACTTCTAGACCAGGGGCCAGTTCAAGACACATTTTTGTTAAACAAAGATTTGAAGATGAATGTGAACTTCAACAGGAGTCCTTTCCTAAAGCTGctgcaaaagaagaaaatagTACCTCTAGGCACAGTGAAAAAGAAGCTTCCAGACCAGGGGCCAGCTCAAGACACATTTCTGTAAAACCAAGATTTGAAGATGAATCTGAACTTCAACAAGAGCCCAACTTTAAGAAAACTGctgcaaaagaagaaaacagtACCTGTAGGCACAGTGGAAAAGAGGCTTCTAGACCAGGAGCCAGCTCAAGACGCATTCCTGTAGTGTCAAGTTTTGAAGATGAATCTGAACTTCAGCAAGAGTCCAACTTTAAGAAAGCTGCTGCAAAGGAAGAAATCAATTCTAGGCACAGTGGAAAAGAGGCTTCTAGACCAGGAGCCAGCTCAAGACGCATTCCTGTAGTGTCAAGTTTTGAAGATGAATCTGAACTTCAGCAAGAGTCCAACTTTAAGAAAGCTGCTGCAAAGGAAGAAATCAATTCTAGGCACAGTGGAAAAGAGGCTTCCAGACCAGGAGCCAGCTCAAGACACATCTCTGAATTACCAAGATTTGAAGATAAACCAGACCTTAAACAGGAATCAAGTGGTCCACTAATTACAGTGGAAGATGACATTGGTACTTCTGTTGGATGGAGTAAAAAAAGGCCTTGCAGAGAGCCTTGCAGATcagaaaagaattttaaaagccCTTGTAACCTTTCACAAGTTGAAGGAGAACAAAAACATAAGCAAGATTCTACCAAACATCAAAGTAAAACCAGCGAAGAGCATGCTTGTGCCAATCTAAGTAAAAAGGAATCTTGGAGACCAGAAAACCACTTGAGATGTGTTTCTGAAGTTTCAAGATATGATGGTGAAACATTGAAGCAGGATTGCAGCAATCAGAAAACTACTGCAAAAGACACTAATGCttccacaaaacaaaaaaacatgttGAAAGAAAAATGCACTTCTCCCAGTTCATTTGACACACAGAGTGATGCTAAAAATAAGTTTGTGAATTTCCAGAGGACAGTTATTGTTGAACCTTCTCCAAAACTTGTGTTTGTGGATGAACACGATTCAGAAGTAGATCAGCAG TTTATGGAACAAGAAAAAGAACCCTCAGTTGGAAGTGATTGGTCTGACATGGAGGATGCAGAACCACTAACTACTTTCTCACAGGAGGATTCCATCCCAAACCACAGTACTTCAGAAGTAGTGGAGACTTCAGTGTTGGCAACAGAGTTTGTGATGTATCCTCCTCATTTGTACAGTCATGGGATGAGTGATTATGCGAAGTACTGGAGAAACAGCCCCAAGCCAACAGGTTGTCCTTCCTTTTCAAGCCCCTCTGAAGACATTTCATATGCCAGTCATCTTTGTGATATTTCTTCAGATACCTCAACAGGTATCCCATCAAATACATCAAGAGATAAAGAACCTTCAGTGGAAAGTGTGTATGGCACACCACGATCAGTCAGTTCTCCGTTGATCTGCAAGGAGAAAAGTAGACGAAGGAGTATGGAAGTAGCGTCATGTGTTCCTATCTTCTCCACATCACGCAAGTCGGACTCTCACATTAATAATCATTTAAACCAGAATTTGCCTGGTGACTTACCTAAATATTTAGAAGAAGGGTTTATTGATACCCACTGCCATCTGGATATGTTATATTCAAAGATAGCTTTCAGGGGCACCTTTTCTAAGTTTCGAAAGACTTATGATAGCACCTTTCCTGAAGAATTTCAAGGCTGTATAGCTGATTTTTGTGACCCTCGTACCTTGAACAACTTCTTATGGGAAGATTTATTAAAGGAAGACATGGTTTGGGGGGCTTTTGGCTGTCATCCACACTTTGCACGTTACTACACAGACGTTCATGAAAGAAATCTTTTACAGGCAATGAGGCACCCCAAAGCTATTGCCTTTGGAGAAATGGGGCTGGATTACTCTTATAAGTGTAGTACTGAAGTCCCAAAGCAGCATAAG GTATTTGAAAGGCAACTGAATCTAGCTGTTTCCTTAAGGAAGCCATTGGTAATTCACTGCAGAGATGCTGATGCTGATCTGTTGGAAATCATGAAAAGATGTGTACCAAAAGACTACAAAATACACAG gCATTGCTTTACTGGTAGATACAGCGTCATAGAACCATTATTGGACTACTTTCCAAATCTTACTGTTGGATTTACAGCATTACTGACGTATCCATCAGCTAATGAGGCTAGAGAGTCGGTTCGAAAAATCCCTTTAAAGAGAATAGTTGTAGAAACAGATGCACCTTATTTCCTTCCTAGGCAG GTGCCCAAAAGTGTATGCCAGTATTCACACCCAGGAGTAGCTCTGCACACAGTGAAAGAAATTGCCCGCCTCAAGGAGGTGCCATTGTCAGTCATGTTAGCTATTCTAAGGCGAAATACCAACAAAATGTATGACTTATAG
- the TATDN2 gene encoding putative deoxyribonuclease TATDN2 isoform X2, which produces MQPNRRRKIEWDSLSISSPTKYYKLTREGPPHPSPSSSGFGGPTATFRKTETLYSPESSYKEFSRTSFTAEDSSSDEFEIDDGISSMVRESVDHSLSSRALLVKHTVCDMSKRSVTSSSRESLKQKSKQDDCNDASPSLTPSTERKGASKEAESECGRRRARDQDQDQGSRVIYRKALLSIFGGALKARRQAASPNGIHVESPHHRKEASGSADNLKHLSITSKPGEEQAGKDSDCLKPITKEQINISIRQDRKKSCGSDGNSRHVSVVSRSVGENELQQESFPKAAAKEENNTSRHSGKEASRPGASSRHIPVKLNFEDECEFQQESNFKRAAAKEENSTSRHSEKEASRPGASSRHIPVKPRFEDESDVQQESNFKKTAAKEEHNISKYSGKETSRPGASSRHIFVKQRFEDECELQQESFPKAAAKEENSTSRHSEKEASRPGASSRHISVKPRFEDESELQQEPNFKKTAAKEENSTCRHSGKEASRPGASSRRIPVVSSFEDESELQQESNFKKAAAKEEINSRHSGKEASRPGASSRRIPVVSSFEDESELQQESNFKKAAAKEEINSRHSGKEASRPGASSRHISELPRFEDKPDLKQESSGPLITVEDDIGTSVGWSKKRPCREPCRSEKNFKSPCNLSQVEGEQKHKQDSTKHQSKTSEEHACANLSKKESWRPENHLRCVSEVSRYDGETLKQDCSNQKTTAKDTNASTKQKNMLKEKCTSPSSFDTQSDAKNKFVNFQRTVIVEPSPKLVFVDEHDSEVDQQFMEQEKEPSVGSDWSDMEDAEPLTTFSQEDSIPNHSTSEVVETSVLATEFVMYPPHLYSHGMSDYAKYWRNSPKPTGCPSFSSPSEDISYASHLCDISSDTSTGIPSNTSRDKEPSVESVYGTPRSVSSPLICKEKSRRRSMEVASCVPIFSTSRKSDSHINNHLNQNLPGDLPKYLEEGFIDTHCHLDMLYSKIAFRGTFSKFRKTYDSTFPEEFQGCIADFCDPRTLNNFLWEDLLKEDMVWGAFGCHPHFARYYTDVHERNLLQAMRHPKAIAFGEMGLDYSYKCSTEVPKQHKDSSNGI; this is translated from the exons ATGCAGCCGAACAGGAGACGCAAAATAGAGTGGGACAGCTTGTCCATTAGCTCACCTACCAAATACTACAAACTGACCAGAGAAGGGCCACCACATCCTTCCCCTAGCAGCAGTGGCTTTGGTGGCCCGACAGCTACATTCAGAAAGACTGAAACCTTGTATTCCCCAGAATCTTCCTATAAAGAGTTCTCAAGAACTTCATTCACAGCAGAGGATTCTTCCTCTGATGAATTTGAAATAGATGATGGGATCAGCAGCATGGTTAGGGAGAGCGTGGACCATTCCCTTTCCAGTAGAGCCCTGCTTGTAAAACATACAGTTTGTGACATGTCTAAGAGAAGTGTTACATCTTCATCTCGagaatctttgaaacaaaag AGCAAACAAGATGATTGTAATGATGCAAGCCCAAGCCTTACACCAAGTACTGAAAGAAAAGGTGCCTCAAAGGAAGCAGAGTCTGAATGTGGCCGGAGGAGAGCAAGGGACCAGGATCAAGACCAGGGCTCTCGAGTAATATACCGCAAAGCTCTACTGAGTATATTTGGTGGAGCACTGAAAGCCAGAAGACAGGCAGCATCTCCAAATGGAATTCATGTGGAAAGCCCTCATCATAGAAAAGAAGCATCTGGCTCAGCTGACAACTTGAAACATCTTTCAATAACATCAAAACCTGGAGAAGAGCAAGCTGGAAAAGATTCAGACTGCTTAAAACCTATAACAAAGGAGCAAATTAATATTTCTATCAGACAGGATAGAAAAAAGTCTTGTGGGTCAGATGGCAACTCAAGACATGTGTCTGTAGTTTCAAGATCAGTAGGAGAAAATGAACTTCAACAAGAGTCCTTTCCTAAAGCTGctgcaaaagaagaaaacaatacTTCTAGACACAGTGGAAAAGAGGCTTCCAGACCAGGGGCCAGCTCAAGGCACATTCCTGTAAAACTAAACTTTGAAGATGAATGTGAATTTCAACAAGAGTCCAACTTTAAGAGAGCTGctgcaaaagaagaaaatagTACCTCTAGGCACAGTGAAAAAGAGGCTTCTAGACCAGGGGCCAGCTCAAGACACATTCCTGTAAAACCAAGATTTGAAGATGAATCTGACGTTCAACAAGAGTCCAACTTTAAGAAAACTGCTGCAAAAGAAGAACATAACATCTCTAAATACAGTGGAAAAGAGACTTCTAGACCAGGGGCCAGTTCAAGACACATTTTTGTTAAACAAAGATTTGAAGATGAATGTGAACTTCAACAGGAGTCCTTTCCTAAAGCTGctgcaaaagaagaaaatagTACCTCTAGGCACAGTGAAAAAGAAGCTTCCAGACCAGGGGCCAGCTCAAGACACATTTCTGTAAAACCAAGATTTGAAGATGAATCTGAACTTCAACAAGAGCCCAACTTTAAGAAAACTGctgcaaaagaagaaaacagtACCTGTAGGCACAGTGGAAAAGAGGCTTCTAGACCAGGAGCCAGCTCAAGACGCATTCCTGTAGTGTCAAGTTTTGAAGATGAATCTGAACTTCAGCAAGAGTCCAACTTTAAGAAAGCTGCTGCAAAGGAAGAAATCAATTCTAGGCACAGTGGAAAAGAGGCTTCTAGACCAGGAGCCAGCTCAAGACGCATTCCTGTAGTGTCAAGTTTTGAAGATGAATCTGAACTTCAGCAAGAGTCCAACTTTAAGAAAGCTGCTGCAAAGGAAGAAATCAATTCTAGGCACAGTGGAAAAGAGGCTTCCAGACCAGGAGCCAGCTCAAGACACATCTCTGAATTACCAAGATTTGAAGATAAACCAGACCTTAAACAGGAATCAAGTGGTCCACTAATTACAGTGGAAGATGACATTGGTACTTCTGTTGGATGGAGTAAAAAAAGGCCTTGCAGAGAGCCTTGCAGATcagaaaagaattttaaaagccCTTGTAACCTTTCACAAGTTGAAGGAGAACAAAAACATAAGCAAGATTCTACCAAACATCAAAGTAAAACCAGCGAAGAGCATGCTTGTGCCAATCTAAGTAAAAAGGAATCTTGGAGACCAGAAAACCACTTGAGATGTGTTTCTGAAGTTTCAAGATATGATGGTGAAACATTGAAGCAGGATTGCAGCAATCAGAAAACTACTGCAAAAGACACTAATGCttccacaaaacaaaaaaacatgttGAAAGAAAAATGCACTTCTCCCAGTTCATTTGACACACAGAGTGATGCTAAAAATAAGTTTGTGAATTTCCAGAGGACAGTTATTGTTGAACCTTCTCCAAAACTTGTGTTTGTGGATGAACACGATTCAGAAGTAGATCAGCAG TTTATGGAACAAGAAAAAGAACCCTCAGTTGGAAGTGATTGGTCTGACATGGAGGATGCAGAACCACTAACTACTTTCTCACAGGAGGATTCCATCCCAAACCACAGTACTTCAGAAGTAGTGGAGACTTCAGTGTTGGCAACAGAGTTTGTGATGTATCCTCCTCATTTGTACAGTCATGGGATGAGTGATTATGCGAAGTACTGGAGAAACAGCCCCAAGCCAACAGGTTGTCCTTCCTTTTCAAGCCCCTCTGAAGACATTTCATATGCCAGTCATCTTTGTGATATTTCTTCAGATACCTCAACAGGTATCCCATCAAATACATCAAGAGATAAAGAACCTTCAGTGGAAAGTGTGTATGGCACACCACGATCAGTCAGTTCTCCGTTGATCTGCAAGGAGAAAAGTAGACGAAGGAGTATGGAAGTAGCGTCATGTGTTCCTATCTTCTCCACATCACGCAAGTCGGACTCTCACATTAATAATCATTTAAACCAGAATTTGCCTGGTGACTTACCTAAATATTTAGAAGAAGGGTTTATTGATACCCACTGCCATCTGGATATGTTATATTCAAAGATAGCTTTCAGGGGCACCTTTTCTAAGTTTCGAAAGACTTATGATAGCACCTTTCCTGAAGAATTTCAAGGCTGTATAGCTGATTTTTGTGACCCTCGTACCTTGAACAACTTCTTATGGGAAGATTTATTAAAGGAAGACATGGTTTGGGGGGCTTTTGGCTGTCATCCACACTTTGCACGTTACTACACAGACGTTCATGAAAGAAATCTTTTACAGGCAATGAGGCACCCCAAAGCTATTGCCTTTGGAGAAATGGGGCTGGATTACTCTTATAAGTGTAGTACTGAAGTCCCAAAGCAGCATAAG GACAGTTCTAATGGCATTTGA